One part of the Tautonia rosea genome encodes these proteins:
- the queG gene encoding tRNA epoxyqueuosine(34) reductase QueG, translating into MSVEDRVQRSAVVKRLSRDLRFDLVGIAPAVSPPGYASFLDWLAEGHAAEMTYMHTHAEARRHPDSVLEGVRSVVVVAVSYNPREPDPPSTGRTGKIARYARGRDYHKVLWKRLGQLKGQLDAAFPRSHSRAVADTAPLLERDFARLAGLGWIAKNTMLINRKIGSYTLLGALLTDLDLEPDSPHESTHCGTCTRCLDACPTDAFAAPGRLDARKCISYWTIEHRGPLPDEGAAPLHGWLFGCDLCQEVCPWNRKAPPGTDPELAADPRRVAVDLVELLRSDDETTATLIQGTAITRTKRSGLLRNAAVLLGSAGEADPDVIAALSSRLDDPDEVVRSACRRALERLGKGGSLSLPE; encoded by the coding sequence GTGAGTGTCGAGGACCGCGTCCAACGATCGGCCGTGGTGAAACGTCTGTCCCGGGATCTCAGGTTCGACCTCGTCGGGATCGCCCCGGCTGTCTCGCCTCCGGGGTATGCGTCGTTCCTCGATTGGCTCGCCGAGGGACACGCGGCGGAGATGACCTATATGCACACCCATGCCGAGGCGCGGCGTCACCCCGACTCGGTCCTCGAAGGAGTGCGGTCGGTCGTGGTGGTGGCCGTGTCGTACAACCCCCGCGAGCCTGATCCACCCTCAACAGGCCGTACCGGCAAGATTGCCCGCTACGCCCGAGGAAGAGATTACCACAAGGTCCTCTGGAAACGATTGGGGCAACTGAAAGGGCAGCTCGACGCTGCCTTCCCTCGATCGCACTCTCGGGCCGTGGCCGATACCGCCCCGCTCCTGGAGCGGGATTTCGCCCGCCTGGCAGGCCTGGGCTGGATCGCCAAGAACACCATGCTGATCAATCGAAAGATTGGCAGCTATACGTTGCTTGGTGCCTTATTGACCGACCTCGATCTCGAACCTGACTCTCCCCACGAATCAACTCATTGCGGCACCTGCACCCGATGCCTCGACGCCTGCCCGACCGACGCCTTCGCGGCTCCCGGTCGACTCGATGCCCGCAAATGCATCAGTTACTGGACCATCGAGCACCGCGGTCCCTTGCCCGATGAGGGTGCCGCCCCCCTCCACGGCTGGCTCTTCGGGTGCGATCTCTGCCAGGAGGTCTGCCCCTGGAACCGGAAAGCTCCCCCAGGAACCGACCCAGAACTGGCGGCCGATCCGAGGCGGGTTGCCGTCGATCTGGTCGAGCTACTCCGGAGCGACGACGAGACAACCGCCACCTTGATCCAGGGCACCGCCATCACACGGACCAAGCGCTCTGGCCTCCTCCGCAACGCTGCGGTGTTACTCGGCTCGGCGGGGGAGGCCGACCCGGACGTGATCGCTGCCCTCTCCTCGCGGCTCGACGACCCGGACGAGGTCGTCCGTTCGGCCTGCCGCCGCGCCCTGGAAAGGCTCGGCAAGGGCGGGTCTTTGTCCTTGCCTGAATGA
- a CDS encoding carboxypeptidase-like regulatory domain-containing protein, with amino-acid sequence MIRNRVPMRASGRCPIALLTLAACVVIPSVSSASDDAERPAAVVGRVVGPDGEPVADARVWTRVPGSRDEVEARTDADGRFWIGPLAPACPWKEPVFVEADGFAQGYARPLGFSLFAGVEHELGTIRIDRGRVANGRVLDADGCPVAGGPVEILVWLESRGPTSGVAAIRSATETDADGHFRTPPLPTGRLSVQVLVPGFKLGRTFARLAPSPGEEELEPIRLEPDAPIKGVVVDPEGRPIAGASVRTYGNYDAVETDDAGAFTLSGMVHDRFPFQVSKRGYLRMSRSVTRTEDGLSWKEQGPDGEPVEIRPVADLRVVMEPASWIEGRVVDAETGEPVRIETIVLCQVFREADGTPVFRSCFSASFEQPEPGRFVLSYGTPGEYHLAVSADGYHDAEAFTPEVESLRPIEGIVVSMTSKDAPPTPVIEDARIIGRATRNGEPIANGWACLGILSRSNAVNSSVQRGRVVADGFWPSGRSVPIRDGAFELERRNTGRDVYVMIDEPGHAPTIVGPIRLGLGERREIEVEAVAGGSLSGRMVDGADCEYLWVVAFNDLGIVAETRVEPDGSFAFPVLPPGRYGLKAGHDGHADPEVVRVRSLDMPPEDWDAPADPWRNALIADIEPGAETSGVVLPPPGDPVPDPR; translated from the coding sequence ATGATCCGAAATCGCGTGCCAATGCGTGCCTCCGGTCGCTGCCCGATTGCGCTGCTGACCCTGGCCGCCTGCGTGGTCATTCCTTCGGTGTCGTCTGCATCCGACGACGCCGAGCGGCCCGCCGCGGTCGTCGGGCGGGTCGTCGGGCCGGACGGCGAGCCGGTGGCCGACGCCCGGGTCTGGACGCGGGTTCCCGGGTCCCGCGATGAGGTCGAAGCCCGCACCGACGCCGACGGCCGCTTCTGGATCGGCCCGCTCGCCCCGGCCTGCCCGTGGAAGGAGCCCGTCTTCGTCGAGGCCGACGGCTTCGCCCAGGGGTACGCCCGGCCGCTGGGCTTCTCGCTCTTCGCCGGGGTCGAGCATGAGCTCGGCACGATCCGGATCGACCGCGGCCGGGTCGCCAACGGCCGGGTCCTCGACGCCGACGGATGCCCGGTGGCTGGCGGCCCGGTCGAGATTCTGGTCTGGCTCGAGTCCCGGGGGCCGACCAGCGGGGTCGCTGCCATCAGGTCCGCGACCGAGACCGACGCCGATGGGCATTTCCGGACCCCGCCGCTGCCTACCGGCAGGCTCTCGGTCCAGGTGCTCGTCCCCGGCTTCAAGCTCGGCAGGACGTTTGCCCGGCTCGCACCCTCGCCCGGCGAGGAAGAACTGGAGCCGATCCGCCTGGAGCCCGACGCGCCGATCAAAGGCGTCGTCGTCGATCCCGAGGGCCGCCCCATCGCCGGCGCGAGCGTCCGTACCTACGGGAACTACGACGCCGTCGAGACCGACGACGCTGGGGCCTTCACCCTGTCCGGCATGGTCCACGACCGCTTCCCATTCCAGGTCTCGAAGCGCGGCTACCTGCGGATGTCGCGCTCGGTGACGCGGACCGAGGACGGCCTCTCCTGGAAGGAACAGGGGCCGGACGGCGAGCCGGTGGAAATCCGCCCGGTGGCGGACCTGAGGGTCGTGATGGAGCCGGCCTCGTGGATCGAAGGCCGCGTCGTCGATGCCGAGACGGGCGAACCGGTCCGGATCGAAACCATCGTCCTCTGCCAGGTCTTCCGCGAGGCCGATGGGACTCCCGTCTTCCGCAGTTGCTTCTCGGCGTCGTTCGAGCAGCCGGAGCCGGGCCGATTTGTCCTCTCGTACGGCACGCCCGGCGAGTACCACCTCGCCGTCTCGGCCGATGGCTACCACGACGCCGAGGCGTTCACTCCGGAGGTAGAGTCGCTGCGGCCGATCGAGGGGATCGTCGTCTCGATGACCTCGAAGGACGCCCCGCCGACGCCGGTGATCGAGGACGCCCGGATCATCGGCCGGGCCACCCGTAACGGCGAGCCGATCGCGAACGGCTGGGCCTGCCTCGGGATCCTCTCGCGATCGAACGCTGTCAACTCGTCCGTCCAGCGCGGCCGGGTCGTCGCCGACGGGTTCTGGCCGTCGGGCCGGAGCGTCCCGATCCGGGACGGGGCGTTCGAGCTGGAGCGGCGGAACACCGGAAGGGATGTCTACGTGATGATTGACGAGCCCGGCCACGCGCCGACGATCGTCGGCCCGATCCGCCTCGGGCTCGGGGAACGCAGGGAAATCGAGGTCGAAGCCGTCGCAGGCGGCTCCCTCTCCGGCCGGATGGTCGATGGGGCCGATTGCGAGTATCTCTGGGTGGTCGCCTTCAACGACCTTGGTATCGTCGCCGAGACGCGGGTCGAGCCCGACGGCTCCTTCGCCTTCCCGGTCCTGCCCCCCGGCCGCTACGGCCTGAAGGCCGGCCACGACGGCCACGCCGACCCCGAGGTCGTCCGCGTCCGGTCGCTCGACATGCCCCCGGAGGACTGGGACGCCCCTGCCGACCCCTGGCGGAATGCCCTCATCGCGGACATCGAGCCCGGCGCCGAGACCTCGGGCGTCGTCCTTCCCCCGCCGGGCGACCCGGTCCCCGATCCGCGTTGA
- a CDS encoding S41 family peptidase, whose amino-acid sequence MLRPNRLLSVLGVLGTLVVPLSLRAQEPVAEARSAEAAAEPKPSRLTEEEARLNLESFDIVWETIRDKHFDPELNGVDWPAVREELRPKMAEAETMDEARDTLQEMVKRLNQSHFGIISRSVYDAIDGDDAESTGDGASGLHIRAVDGEALVVLVEPGSPAEEAGIKAGWVVEQVEGKPVAPVLEKVAEAYNDSTQHDLYASRVVERRLGGPTGSERVITFRDGEGEQVERTLTLARPRGTVARFGNLPPMTVYFETRKVDETIPYVHWSAFFDPASLIPKIGEAMTGQPDAPGLILDLRGNPGGIGAMAMGICGWLIDESGSKLGTMTTRDTNLNFVVFPRAETFPGPVAVLVDGCSASTSEIFAGGLQDLGRARVFGSRTAGAALPSVVVKLPNGDGFQYAFANYVSASGATLEGTGVIPDQEVWPSREALLSGGDPALDAAVDWIRAQPGE is encoded by the coding sequence ATGCTTCGACCGAACCGCTTGCTGTCCGTTCTGGGTGTCCTGGGAACTCTGGTCGTTCCGCTCTCCCTCAGAGCACAGGAGCCGGTCGCCGAGGCCCGTTCCGCCGAGGCTGCCGCCGAGCCCAAACCGTCCAGACTGACCGAGGAAGAGGCTCGTCTGAATCTCGAATCGTTCGACATCGTCTGGGAAACGATCCGCGACAAGCATTTCGACCCCGAGCTCAATGGTGTCGACTGGCCCGCCGTTCGCGAAGAACTCCGGCCGAAGATGGCTGAGGCCGAAACCATGGACGAGGCGAGGGACACGCTTCAAGAAATGGTGAAGCGGCTGAATCAATCGCATTTCGGGATCATTTCCCGATCGGTGTACGACGCGATCGACGGCGACGACGCCGAATCGACTGGTGACGGTGCGAGCGGCCTGCACATCCGGGCGGTGGACGGCGAAGCCCTGGTGGTGCTGGTCGAACCTGGCTCTCCGGCCGAAGAGGCCGGTATCAAGGCCGGATGGGTGGTGGAGCAGGTCGAGGGAAAGCCGGTTGCCCCCGTGCTGGAGAAGGTGGCCGAGGCGTACAACGACTCCACCCAGCACGATCTCTACGCCTCTCGGGTGGTCGAGCGCCGACTTGGCGGGCCGACCGGTTCGGAGCGTGTGATCACCTTCCGCGATGGCGAGGGTGAGCAGGTGGAGCGAACACTCACCCTGGCTCGTCCCCGAGGGACGGTTGCGCGGTTTGGCAACCTGCCGCCGATGACGGTTTACTTCGAAACACGCAAGGTGGATGAAACAATCCCGTATGTTCACTGGAGTGCGTTCTTTGATCCGGCATCTCTCATTCCCAAAATCGGTGAGGCGATGACCGGGCAACCCGACGCGCCGGGCCTGATTCTCGACCTGCGAGGCAATCCTGGTGGAATCGGCGCGATGGCCATGGGCATTTGTGGCTGGTTGATTGATGAGTCGGGCTCGAAGCTCGGCACCATGACGACCCGCGATACAAACCTGAACTTTGTCGTCTTCCCGAGAGCCGAGACCTTCCCGGGGCCGGTGGCGGTGCTGGTGGATGGCTGCTCGGCCTCGACCTCCGAGATTTTCGCTGGCGGCCTTCAGGACCTTGGCCGCGCCCGGGTCTTCGGCTCTCGGACAGCGGGGGCGGCCTTGCCCTCCGTTGTGGTGAAGCTCCCCAACGGCGACGGCTTTCAGTACGCCTTTGCCAACTATGTGTCGGCCAGCGGAGCGACCCTTGAGGGAACTGGGGTGATCCCCGATCAGGAGGTCTGGCCGTCTCGCGAGGCCTTGCTCTCGGGTGGCGATCCGGCACTCGACGCCGCCGTCGACTGGATCCGCGCTCAGCCCGGCGAATAA
- a CDS encoding serine hydrolase domain-containing protein yields the protein MRSVFLTGLVLTLFLRLPLSVEGREEPDRIEAKAEALAALLEPIREQHGLPALAGAIVTPEGPVAVGAVGLRRSGNGPPVTINDRFHLGSCTKAMTATLLATFVEEGVISWQTTLAEALPEFARVMHPDYRSATIEQVLAHRAGFSGETAAPGLSLGAMRASRASLTRQRTDYLRRVLAEAPSSRPGTTYEYSNRGYIVAGAIAERLGRAPWEVLMRRRLFEPLGMSSSGFGPMASPGQVDQPWPHVVQNGRTVPIAPGPGADNPLLLGPAGTVHASLGDWARFVACHLRAGEEGPALLTPQTFATLHAKPAEGNYAFGWGFHERSWGDGTVLNHAGSNTMNYAVVWMAPNRRFAVLAATNQAGDAGPKACDEVSSALIELYRSTNSPDNPRRPRDGE from the coding sequence ATGCGTTCTGTTTTCCTTACGGGCCTGGTGTTGACCCTCTTCCTGAGACTTCCGCTTTCTGTTGAGGGTCGTGAGGAACCTGATCGCATCGAGGCCAAGGCCGAGGCATTGGCCGCCCTGCTCGAACCGATTCGCGAGCAACACGGCTTGCCCGCGCTTGCCGGGGCGATTGTCACGCCCGAAGGGCCGGTCGCCGTGGGAGCGGTTGGCCTTCGCCGATCGGGAAACGGGCCGCCGGTGACCATCAATGATCGCTTTCATCTCGGGTCGTGCACGAAGGCGATGACCGCGACCTTGCTCGCCACGTTTGTCGAGGAAGGGGTCATCTCGTGGCAGACGACCCTGGCCGAGGCGCTGCCCGAATTCGCCCGGGTGATGCACCCGGACTACCGATCGGCGACGATCGAACAGGTGTTGGCCCACCGCGCAGGATTCTCTGGAGAGACGGCCGCGCCGGGGTTGTCGTTGGGTGCCATGAGGGCCTCACGCGCCTCCCTGACCCGACAGCGGACCGACTACCTACGTCGGGTTCTGGCGGAGGCCCCTTCCTCTCGGCCAGGAACGACGTATGAGTATTCCAACCGAGGATACATCGTCGCCGGAGCGATTGCCGAACGTCTGGGAAGGGCACCCTGGGAGGTCTTGATGCGTCGGCGGCTGTTCGAGCCGCTTGGGATGTCGTCAAGTGGGTTTGGTCCGATGGCGTCGCCGGGACAGGTTGATCAGCCCTGGCCGCATGTTGTCCAGAATGGCCGGACGGTGCCGATTGCCCCCGGCCCTGGGGCGGACAACCCCTTGCTCCTCGGCCCGGCGGGCACCGTGCATGCCTCGCTGGGGGACTGGGCTCGCTTCGTTGCTTGCCACTTGCGAGCGGGAGAAGAGGGCCCCGCTTTGCTCACTCCGCAAACCTTCGCCACCCTGCATGCCAAGCCGGCCGAGGGAAATTATGCCTTTGGCTGGGGCTTCCATGAACGAAGCTGGGGAGACGGCACGGTCTTGAACCATGCCGGAAGCAACACCATGAATTATGCAGTGGTCTGGATGGCGCCGAACCGTCGCTTCGCTGTCCTCGCTGCCACCAACCAGGCGGGAGACGCGGGGCCGAAGGCCTGCGACGAGGTGAGTTCGGCCCTAATCGAGCTGTATCGCTCGACGAACTCCCCGGACAATCCTCGCCGCCCGCGAGATGGCGAGTGA